In Natronoarchaeum philippinense, the genomic window AGCGGGCTGACCGTCGCCGGCACCGTGCTGGTCGCCCAGCACAAAGGCGCCGGTAACGACGACAAGGTCGCCGGCGTCGCCGGGCAGACGATCACGTTCGTCTCGCTGACCTCGGTCGCGCTCGCAGCGCTGGGCTACGTGCTCGCGCCGATCCTCCTGCCGTACGTCGGCACGGAGCCGGGGACGGCCGTCCACGCGCTGGCCGTCGAGTACACGCGGACGTTCTTCGTTGGCGTCGTGTTCATGTTCGGCTTTTTCATCTTTCAGGCGATCCTGCGCGGGTGGGGCGACACGACGACGCCGCTGTACCTGATGGGCGTCAGCGTCGCGCTCAACGTCGTGCTCGACCCGTTCATGATCCTCGGGTTCGAGAACAACCCCGTGTTCGTCTGGACCGGCCTCGAATCCCTACAGGCGCGGCTGCTCGACGCCACCGGCTTCACCGGCTTCGGCGTGCAGGGCGCCGCGGTGGCCACGGTCTTCTCGCGGGGCGTCGCCGCGGTGATCGGCCTCTGGATGCTCTTTCGCGGGTACGTCGGCATCTCGCTATCGCTGTCTGACCTGCGCCCGGAGCTGTCGGTCATCAAGAAAATTCTCGACGTGGGCGGCCCCTCCGGGCTCGAAAAGAGCGCCAACTCGCTGGCCTACACCGGGATGACGGCGCTGGTCGGCCTCGTCAGCGCCGACGCCGTCGCCGCCTACGGCATCGGCAACCGGATCAACACGCTGGTCTACCTCCCGGCGGTCGGACTCTCGCAGGGGACCGAGACGGCCGTCGGCCAGAACCTCGGCGCCGGGCAGGAAGACCGGGCGCGAACGGCCGTCCTGTTGAGTTCGGGCATCATCGTCGCCATCCTCTCGGTGTTCAGCGTGCTGGCGTTCCTGTTCGCCGAGCCGCTCGTGCGCGTGTTCATTCAGGGTGAAGACGCCGCGGCGGTCGTCGACATGGGGACGAACTACTTCAAGATCATCGGGCCGACGTACGTGTTCATGGGCCTGTTCCACGTGCTCAACGCCGGCTTCCGCGGCGCCGGCAGCACCCGCACCGCCTTTATTTTCTCGGCGGCGTCCCAGTGGGGACTGCGCATCCCGCCGACGCTGGCGTTCATTGCGCTGCTCGGGATGGGCGCGACCGGCGTCTGGTGGGGCATCGCCTTCTCGCACGTCGGCGCCGCCGTGCTCGTCGGCGCGTGGTTCCTCGTCGGCAACTGGACCGGCTCGGTCGTCGAGGAGGACGATGCGGACGCCGACGACGCCACCGAGAGCCAGCCCGACGAATCGGCGACAGCCGGGTGAGGGCAGCGATTGTCGGCCGGCATCGCTTCGGCGTCGCAAGATCGACTGGCGTCGCGTCGGCGTCACGACGCCGCGGCGTCTGTGGCGTCAAACCGTCACCGGCGAAGTAGCGACACGTCCGACACAAGCGACGATACGTCGGGACGCCGTAGCTAGCGTATGGAAACGTTCGAGATCGAGGCCGACGAAACGGGCACGATCGAACTGGTCTGCGAGCGAACCGACGCCGAGGCCGCCCAGCCCCGCGTCCGGGCGTTCGTCGGCGGCGGCGAGTTCGGCGTCCTCGTCGACGATCTGGCGCCCGGCGAGCGCGTGTCGCTGTTCGTCGAGGACGGTGCCATCGAAAAGGAGGGGTGACCGAGCTTACGTCCCGTGCTGCCAGCTGTTCATGTAGTCGGCCTGCTCGTCGGTGAGATCGTCGAACTCGACGCCGTCGGCGGCGAGCTTGATCTCGGCGATCTCGCGGTCGAGGTCGTCGGGCAGGTCGTGGACGCCGGCGCCGTACTCGTCGCCGTTCTCGACGAGTTCGC contains:
- a CDS encoding MATE family efflux transporter; this translates as MLKPLLALSLPIVGSQLLQVTYNLADTFFVGRLGSEPVAALGFALPFSFLMISLGSGLTVAGTVLVAQHKGAGNDDKVAGVAGQTITFVSLTSVALAALGYVLAPILLPYVGTEPGTAVHALAVEYTRTFFVGVVFMFGFFIFQAILRGWGDTTTPLYLMGVSVALNVVLDPFMILGFENNPVFVWTGLESLQARLLDATGFTGFGVQGAAVATVFSRGVAAVIGLWMLFRGYVGISLSLSDLRPELSVIKKILDVGGPSGLEKSANSLAYTGMTALVGLVSADAVAAYGIGNRINTLVYLPAVGLSQGTETAVGQNLGAGQEDRARTAVLLSSGIIVAILSVFSVLAFLFAEPLVRVFIQGEDAAAVVDMGTNYFKIIGPTYVFMGLFHVLNAGFRGAGSTRTAFIFSAASQWGLRIPPTLAFIALLGMGATGVWWGIAFSHVGAAVLVGAWFLVGNWTGSVVEEDDADADDATESQPDESATAG